One genomic segment of Effusibacillus pohliae DSM 22757 includes these proteins:
- a CDS encoding NifU family protein, which yields MRERVQNALDKIRPGLMADGGDAELVDVDPEKGIATIRMVGACGGCPMSTMTLKMGIERTIRAAVPEIKEVIAV from the coding sequence TTGCGTGAACGCGTGCAGAACGCACTGGATAAAATCCGCCCGGGCCTGATGGCGGACGGCGGGGATGCGGAACTGGTGGATGTCGATCCGGAAAAAGGCATTGCCACCATTCGCATGGTGGGCGCATGCGGCGGTTGCCCGATGTCAACGATGACGCTGAAAATGGGAATTGAACGCACCATTCGCGCGGCCGTTCCCGAAATCAAGGAAGTGATCGCCGTTTAA
- the trxA gene encoding thioredoxin gives MAANAVVKITDQTFEQTIRSDKPVLVDFWAEWCGPCRMLAPILDEVAAEYGEKLTVAKLNVDENPATSQKFGIMSIPTMLVFKNGQVVKTLVGYMSKKDLLDKLADVM, from the coding sequence ATGGCTGCAAATGCAGTGGTGAAAATCACCGATCAAACATTTGAACAAACGATCCGATCCGACAAGCCGGTGTTGGTCGATTTTTGGGCGGAATGGTGCGGTCCCTGCCGGATGCTCGCACCGATTTTGGACGAGGTTGCGGCCGAATATGGCGAAAAGCTCACCGTTGCGAAACTGAACGTCGACGAAAATCCGGCTACGTCGCAAAAGTTCGGAATCATGTCGATTCCGACCATGCTGGTCTTTAAAAACGGCCAAGTCGTGAAGACTCTTGTCGGTTACATGTCCAAAAAGGACCTGCTCGACAAGTTGGCGGATGTAATGTAA
- a CDS encoding deoxyribonuclease IV, translated as MLKIGANVSIAKTGMLAAVEETISYHANTFMIYTRSNRGGKARPIEEFNRDEAAELMKQHGIVDPVVHAPYLINLASPVENTWEYGVELLREDIRRTSYLGIKYLVFHPGAHVGQGASYAVKRIAEGLNAILTGDEDLFVCLETMAGDGSKVGNSFEEIAEIISLVKHKDRLGVCGDTCHMYSYGYDIVNDFDGVMQKFDDIIGLDRLKVFHINDSKTPFGSRKDRHENIGLGSIGIEAMKRIVYHDLLKDMPLILETPEGRYKEEIALLRGEIERPGYLDSRR; from the coding sequence TTGTTAAAGATTGGCGCAAACGTTTCGATTGCAAAGACGGGCATGCTGGCTGCCGTTGAAGAGACCATTTCGTATCATGCAAATACTTTCATGATTTACACCCGCTCAAACCGCGGGGGCAAGGCCCGGCCGATCGAGGAGTTTAACCGGGATGAAGCGGCGGAGCTGATGAAGCAGCACGGGATTGTCGATCCGGTTGTGCATGCTCCCTACTTGATCAATCTTGCGTCACCGGTTGAGAACACGTGGGAGTATGGGGTGGAATTGCTGCGGGAAGACATTCGGCGCACATCCTATCTGGGGATCAAATATCTCGTGTTCCATCCGGGCGCGCATGTTGGACAAGGGGCCAGCTACGCGGTCAAGCGGATCGCCGAAGGGTTAAACGCGATCCTGACCGGGGACGAAGACCTGTTTGTCTGTTTGGAAACGATGGCGGGGGACGGTTCAAAAGTCGGCAACAGCTTCGAAGAGATTGCGGAAATCATTTCACTCGTTAAGCACAAAGACCGTCTGGGCGTCTGCGGTGACACCTGCCATATGTATTCGTACGGCTATGACATTGTGAACGATTTTGACGGGGTGATGCAAAAATTTGATGACATCATCGGCCTCGACCGGCTTAAAGTGTTTCATATCAACGATTCGAAAACCCCGTTCGGTTCCCGCAAGGACCGGCACGAGAACATCGGCCTCGGGTCGATCGGCATTGAAGCGATGAAACGCATTGTCTACCATGATTTGTTAAAGGACATGCCGCTTATTCTGGAAACGCCGGAAGGGCGCTACAAAGAAGAGATCGCGCTGCTGCGGGGCGAAATCGAGCGGCCGGGCTATCTTGATTCGCGCCGTTAA
- a CDS encoding twin-arginine translocase TatA/TatE family subunit, with translation MFQQIGFPGLVLILIIALIVFGPSKLPELGRAFGRTLREFKDATKGLADDDASTISKTEVKPEVNQLKPEPAEPKK, from the coding sequence ATGTTTCAACAAATTGGGTTTCCCGGTTTGGTGCTGATTTTGATTATCGCGCTGATCGTGTTTGGACCGAGCAAGCTGCCGGAACTCGGCCGCGCGTTCGGCCGCACGTTGCGGGAATTTAAAGATGCGACAAAAGGACTGGCGGATGACGACGCTTCCACCATCTCAAAGACGGAAGTGAAGCCGGAAGTTAACCAGCTTAAACCGGAACCGGCTGAACCGAAAAAATAA
- a CDS encoding L-lactate MFS transporter, with protein sequence MQQVKNRWLIAAAAVGIHISIGSVYAWSVFTKPLMKQFGWNLQQVSLTFSIAILFLGLSAAFLGHFVEKHGPRRSGTLSAIFFGLGIIGSGLAVKLGSLPLLYLFYGVLGGIGLGVGYITPVSSLVKWFPDRRGLATGLAIMGFGFASLISSPIMARLIQSVGIAETFFVLGSVYFVIIFSAAQYLSPPPEGWMPRGFQAQVESGAKKVNQDLSQLTANEAVKTRRFWYLWIMLFINVTCGIAILSVASPMAQEIAGMTPIAAATMVGLLGLFNGAGRIGWASVSDYIGRPNVYTAFFVLQIIAFFLLPSSTNALLFQVLLFLIMTCYGGGFASIPAYIGDLFGTKQLGAIHGYVLTAWSAAGLAGPIFTSWLRETTNSYTGTLYVFAVMFCAALTVSLLIRLDIKRLRAGNHPRKFDLAG encoded by the coding sequence GTGCAACAAGTGAAAAATCGTTGGCTGATTGCGGCGGCGGCCGTCGGCATCCACATCTCGATCGGCTCGGTGTACGCCTGGAGTGTGTTCACAAAGCCGCTGATGAAGCAATTCGGCTGGAATCTGCAGCAGGTGTCGTTGACATTCAGTATCGCCATTCTGTTCCTCGGGCTATCGGCCGCCTTCCTCGGCCATTTTGTCGAGAAACACGGACCGAGGCGATCGGGCACGCTGTCGGCGATATTTTTCGGACTCGGCATCATCGGTTCCGGTCTGGCGGTGAAACTCGGATCGCTGCCGCTTCTGTATCTGTTTTACGGCGTGCTGGGAGGAATCGGGCTTGGCGTCGGGTATATCACACCGGTCTCGTCATTGGTCAAATGGTTTCCTGACAGGCGTGGACTGGCTACCGGTTTGGCGATTATGGGATTTGGTTTCGCTTCGCTGATCAGCAGTCCGATTATGGCACGGTTGATTCAGTCGGTCGGCATTGCCGAGACATTCTTTGTTCTGGGAAGCGTTTATTTCGTCATAATCTTTTCCGCCGCCCAGTATCTGTCGCCGCCGCCGGAAGGCTGGATGCCTCGCGGGTTTCAGGCACAGGTGGAGTCCGGTGCCAAAAAGGTGAACCAGGATCTCTCGCAGTTGACTGCCAATGAAGCGGTCAAAACGCGGCGGTTTTGGTACCTGTGGATCATGCTGTTCATTAATGTGACTTGCGGGATCGCGATTCTTTCTGTCGCCTCGCCGATGGCGCAGGAGATTGCCGGCATGACGCCGATCGCTGCTGCGACGATGGTCGGGTTATTGGGATTGTTCAACGGAGCGGGGCGGATAGGCTGGGCATCCGTTTCCGACTACATTGGCAGGCCGAATGTGTACACCGCGTTTTTCGTGCTCCAAATCATTGCATTTTTTCTGTTGCCGTCCTCCACGAATGCGCTGCTGTTTCAAGTTCTGCTGTTCCTGATCATGACTTGTTACGGCGGCGGCTTCGCTTCGATCCCCGCCTACATAGGGGATCTGTTTGGGACGAAGCAGTTGGGGGCGATTCATGGATACGTGTTAACCGCCTGGTCGGCCGCCGGACTGGCGGGACCGATTTTCACCTCTTGGCTGCGGGAAACGACCAACAGCTACACCGGCACTTTGTATGTGTTTGCGGTCATGTTTTGCGCAGCATTGACCGTTTCGTTGCTGATCCGGTTGGACATCAAACGTCTGCGGGCCGGTAACCATCCCCGCAAGTTCGATCTGGCGGGGTAA
- a CDS encoding DUF2294 domain-containing protein: MKNKEALFNEIVRRVRKDHFGKGPEKIKTTFVDNMAISILHGNLTPTEKFIAQTPQGADMIHTARTKMIQRVYADKVPEGMEEVVGAKLLYLFSDFKVEEDMAVSVFIFDRKIDVDE, from the coding sequence GTGAAGAACAAAGAGGCGCTGTTCAATGAGATCGTCCGGCGGGTTCGCAAGGATCATTTCGGTAAAGGGCCGGAGAAGATCAAAACCACTTTTGTCGACAATATGGCGATCTCGATACTGCACGGGAACCTGACTCCGACCGAAAAGTTCATTGCCCAGACGCCGCAAGGGGCGGATATGATCCACACGGCCCGCACCAAAATGATCCAGCGGGTGTACGCCGACAAGGTACCGGAAGGCATGGAGGAAGTAGTCGGGGCCAAACTGTTGTATCTGTTTTCCGATTTTAAGGTGGAAGAAGATATGGCGGTATCCGTGTTTATTTTCGACCGCAAAATCGATGTCGATGAATAG
- a CDS encoding DUF2397 domain-containing protein → MFTRRSPNPYKLLLEAKYLAQDNSYQYRAILRYFYEQQQRY, encoded by the coding sequence TTGTTCACAAGACGCTCCCCCAACCCGTACAAACTGCTGCTGGAAGCGAAATACCTGGCGCAGGACAACTCCTACCAATACCGTGCCATTCTTCGGTATTTTTACGAACAGCAGCAACGATACTGA
- a CDS encoding DUF2397 family protein, translated as MYRAVRERMDPQDAAAYTEELLHQDLQQLYGWGKPGSETIKVSKIEDFKKKRYWYQASLHHSPETAGGRTGEPWRIVRRIAGSHPVRDLTTS; from the coding sequence ATTTACCGCGCGGTTCGGGAGCGGATGGATCCGCAAGACGCCGCCGCGTATACGGAAGAGCTGCTGCATCAGGACTTGCAGCAGCTGTATGGGTGGGGGAAACCTGGTTCGGAGACAATCAAGGTATCCAAGATCGAAGATTTCAAGAAAAAAAGGTACTGGTACCAGGCGAGCCTACACCATTCGCCTGAAACGGCTGGTGGAAGAACTGGAGAGCCTTGGCGAATCGTACGGCGGATCGCTGGAAGTCACCCAGTTCGAGATTTAACTACATCATGA
- a CDS encoding TIGR02679 domain-containing protein — protein MGRTKRHCGKRKRCGKRFIIFGHKKNGYDRLFSELYRKYRSIGRFGGKIKLKNLSFPEAEALTGLLNRFFEAGSDVTISAKDVEQAIGQTRFGSVGLKAILEEYMGQPLQTKKAERADREARWQTFGRELCLAYKLTSDSTGAQRSIRNRFTSSFIWTSGSES, from the coding sequence ATGGGCAGGACAAAGAGACATTGCGGCAAAAGGAAACGTTGCGGCAAGCGGTTCATTATTTTCGGACACAAAAAAAACGGGTACGACCGGTTGTTTTCGGAGCTGTACCGAAAATACCGCAGTATTGGACGTTTTGGCGGAAAGATCAAGCTGAAGAATTTGTCGTTCCCGGAAGCAGAGGCGCTGACCGGTTTGTTGAACCGTTTTTTTGAAGCCGGTTCGGACGTCACCATCTCGGCAAAAGATGTGGAACAGGCGATTGGGCAAACCCGCTTTGGCAGCGTTGGCTTAAAGGCGATTCTCGAAGAATATATGGGGCAGCCTTTGCAGACAAAGAAAGCCGAGCGAGCGGACAGGGAGGCGAGATGGCAAACGTTTGGGCGGGAACTGTGCCTCGCATACAAACTGACAAGTGATTCGACCGGTGCCCAGCGGTCTATCAGGAATCGTTTTACGAGCAGCTTTATATGGACATCAGGCAGCGAATCGTGA
- the fdhD gene encoding formate dehydrogenase accessory sulfurtransferase FdhD, with the protein MDATTKKTILKYDGGGLVEQMDEIVTEYPLTIVLNGSEFATLVCTPSDLRDMAIGFLASEGIIRFPDEIESVTIDEKRGFAYVEIGNKQPVAAEFFSKRFIGSCCGKSRQSFYFHNDVKTAKTVTSKAQVTIEQCLYLMELLQQSSSHFQNTGGVHNAALCDRDSLLIVRTDIGRHNTLDKIYGHWLQNRFSLHDKLIVFSGRVSSEVLLKVAKIGIGILISKSAPTDLALQMADELGITVVGFVRGQKLNVYTHAQRIIH; encoded by the coding sequence ATGGATGCCACAACCAAAAAGACGATTCTCAAATACGACGGCGGCGGGCTTGTCGAGCAGATGGACGAGATCGTGACCGAATACCCGCTCACCATTGTGTTGAACGGCAGCGAGTTTGCCACGCTCGTTTGCACGCCATCCGACCTGCGCGATATGGCGATCGGATTCCTGGCGTCCGAAGGGATTATACGCTTTCCGGACGAGATCGAGTCGGTCACAATCGATGAAAAGCGCGGCTTTGCCTATGTGGAGATCGGCAACAAGCAGCCGGTCGCCGCGGAGTTTTTCTCGAAGCGGTTTATCGGTTCCTGCTGCGGCAAAAGTCGGCAGTCGTTCTATTTTCACAACGATGTAAAAACGGCCAAGACCGTCACGAGCAAGGCGCAGGTGACGATCGAGCAATGCTTGTATCTGATGGAGTTGTTGCAGCAAAGCTCCTCCCATTTTCAAAACACGGGCGGGGTCCACAATGCTGCCCTCTGCGACAGAGACTCGCTCCTGATCGTGCGGACCGACATTGGCAGGCACAATACGTTAGACAAAATTTACGGACACTGGCTGCAAAACCGGTTTTCCCTGCATGACAAACTGATCGTCTTCAGCGGCCGGGTATCGTCGGAAGTGCTGTTGAAGGTGGCCAAAATCGGAATCGGCATCCTCATCTCTAAATCTGCCCCCACAGACCTCGCCCTGCAAATGGCGGACGAACTCGGCATCACCGTCGTCGGCTTTGTGCGGGGGCAGAAACTGAACGTCTACACGCATGCTCAGCGCATCATTCACTAG
- a CDS encoding DUF2294 domain-containing protein gives MNKYEAEFSNLVRAYRKRHLGRGPTKITTTFCKNWAICEMEGNLTPVEKFIASADGGKQILRSARTELVKQIYRKHPPVEMEKLLGAKFVDLFVDIDLERDFGMSIFVFDQNIEQKFCMDE, from the coding sequence ATGAACAAATACGAAGCCGAATTCAGCAATTTGGTGCGGGCGTATCGCAAGCGGCATTTGGGGAGGGGCCCGACCAAAATCACCACCACGTTTTGCAAGAACTGGGCGATCTGCGAGATGGAGGGCAACCTGACGCCAGTCGAGAAGTTCATTGCCAGTGCCGATGGAGGCAAACAGATTCTGCGCTCGGCCCGAACGGAGTTGGTGAAGCAAATCTATCGCAAGCACCCTCCGGTCGAAATGGAAAAACTGCTCGGGGCCAAGTTCGTGGATTTGTTTGTCGATATCGATTTGGAACGGGATTTTGGGATGTCGATCTTCGTGTTCGACCAGAATATTGAGCAAAAATTTTGCATGGATGAATAG
- a CDS encoding FdhF/YdeP family oxidoreductase: MGKTKHTGPIRLPKLPDPKLWVSPVPFGLGKIKPHHIRDTLKVAWENRDNLAYAARILTQGVCDGCALGVAGLHDQTLSGPHLCTTRLNVLRLNTMPAMKPEVIHADIDELRRMDSTALRKLGRIPYPLIRCNGERKFRRISWDEALDLIADKIKRIDPKQLAFYLTSRGTPNESYYVAAKVARFLGTNNIDNASRICHSPSKTALKRSLGIGASSCNYKDWIGTDVLVFWGSVAANNQPVSTKYMYAAKRKGTKIIVINPYHEPAMEKYWIPSIPESALFGTKIADDFYQVNIGGDIAFMNGVMKHWFEMEERQPGSAIDHEFVREHVNGFEELRDHVTRYDWETLEKSSGLSRERMYEFAKLLAEAKSAVFVWSMGLTQHRFGTDNISQVANLALLRGFLGREHCGLMPIRGHSGVQGSGEMGADPFSLPGGDFKSTDIERIEQVWGFELPKWQGDIVGVTLENALLPEDHERKLKLFYTSGGNFLETMPDPEFVRECLENVDIRVHQDIIFNTSTLVDAKEAVIVLPAMTRYEMPGGVTSTSTERMVYFSPEIKGPRIAEARPEWEIYIDLAARVKPEQKHLIWFHNTQEIRDEIAKAAPNYDGIQHLKKQGDVFQWGGAWLCEGGVCPTPDGRGNLIPIELPELRKPEGQFYVTTRRGKQFNSMIYSETDPFNNADRYDVLINPADAETLGIREGEAIVVYNEHGTFHGRAKFENVRPGNIEVHWPEGNVLIPKGVYEQYAGIPEYNTAVIVEKAETYHAYKDTRYVEKRIEELEMSAG, encoded by the coding sequence ATGGGAAAGACAAAACATACCGGCCCGATTCGGCTGCCGAAGCTACCTGACCCGAAACTGTGGGTCAGCCCCGTACCGTTTGGACTCGGCAAAATCAAACCGCATCACATTCGGGACACCTTGAAGGTTGCCTGGGAGAACCGGGACAATCTCGCTTATGCGGCGCGAATTTTGACGCAGGGGGTGTGCGACGGGTGCGCGCTGGGAGTAGCTGGCCTGCATGACCAAACCTTGAGCGGTCCGCATCTTTGCACGACCCGTTTGAATGTACTGCGTTTGAACACAATGCCGGCGATGAAACCGGAGGTGATTCACGCCGATATCGACGAACTGAGAAGAATGGACTCTACTGCCCTCCGCAAATTGGGCCGTATCCCGTATCCGCTCATCCGCTGCAACGGGGAGCGCAAGTTCCGGCGCATTTCCTGGGATGAGGCGCTGGATCTGATCGCCGATAAAATCAAGCGGATCGATCCGAAACAACTCGCCTTTTATCTGACCTCGCGCGGAACGCCGAATGAATCGTATTATGTGGCGGCGAAAGTGGCCCGGTTTCTGGGAACTAACAATATCGACAATGCCTCCCGGATTTGCCACTCGCCGTCGAAGACGGCGCTGAAGCGGTCGCTTGGGATCGGCGCGTCAAGCTGCAATTACAAAGACTGGATCGGCACCGATGTGCTCGTGTTCTGGGGAAGCGTCGCCGCCAACAACCAGCCGGTCTCGACCAAATATATGTATGCGGCGAAACGCAAGGGAACCAAAATCATCGTGATCAACCCGTACCATGAACCGGCGATGGAAAAGTATTGGATTCCTTCCATTCCGGAATCGGCTTTGTTTGGCACGAAAATCGCCGACGATTTTTACCAGGTGAACATCGGCGGCGACATCGCGTTCATGAACGGTGTGATGAAGCACTGGTTCGAGATGGAGGAACGACAGCCGGGGTCGGCCATTGACCACGAGTTCGTACGGGAACATGTGAACGGTTTCGAAGAACTGCGAGATCACGTGACGAGATACGATTGGGAGACGCTGGAGAAATCATCCGGCTTGTCGCGGGAGCGGATGTACGAATTCGCAAAACTGCTGGCGGAAGCGAAATCGGCGGTTTTCGTCTGGTCGATGGGGCTGACGCAGCACCGGTTTGGTACGGACAATATTTCGCAGGTGGCCAACCTGGCGCTGTTGCGCGGGTTTTTGGGCCGCGAACACTGCGGTCTGATGCCGATCCGGGGCCATTCCGGGGTGCAGGGATCGGGCGAGATGGGAGCCGACCCGTTCAGCCTGCCCGGCGGCGACTTCAAAAGCACGGACATCGAACGGATCGAGCAGGTGTGGGGATTCGAGTTGCCGAAGTGGCAAGGCGACATTGTCGGCGTGACGCTGGAAAATGCGCTGCTGCCGGAGGATCACGAGCGGAAGCTGAAGCTGTTCTACACATCGGGAGGGAACTTCCTGGAGACGATGCCAGACCCCGAATTTGTCCGCGAGTGCTTGGAAAATGTGGACATTCGCGTGCATCAGGACATTATTTTCAACACATCGACGCTGGTGGACGCGAAAGAAGCGGTGATCGTGCTGCCGGCGATGACCCGGTACGAGATGCCGGGCGGCGTAACGTCCACCTCGACCGAGCGAATGGTCTACTTTTCCCCGGAAATCAAGGGACCGAGGATTGCGGAAGCTCGTCCTGAATGGGAGATCTATATCGACCTCGCCGCCCGTGTGAAACCGGAGCAAAAGCACCTGATCTGGTTCCACAACACACAGGAAATCCGCGATGAGATCGCGAAAGCGGCTCCAAATTACGACGGCATCCAGCATCTGAAAAAACAGGGGGATGTGTTCCAGTGGGGCGGCGCCTGGCTGTGTGAAGGCGGGGTCTGCCCGACGCCGGACGGGCGGGGGAATCTGATTCCGATCGAGTTACCGGAACTGCGGAAACCGGAAGGACAATTTTATGTGACCACCCGCCGCGGCAAACAATTCAACTCGATGATCTACAGCGAAACCGATCCGTTCAACAACGCGGACCGCTATGACGTGTTGATTAACCCGGCGGACGCGGAAACGCTTGGCATCCGGGAAGGCGAAGCGATCGTGGTCTACAACGAGCATGGAACGTTTCACGGCCGCGCCAAGTTTGAGAACGTGAGACCGGGCAACATCGAGGTCCACTGGCCGGAAGGGAACGTGCTGATTCCGAAAGGCGTCTACGAACAATACGCGGGCATCCCGGAATACAACACCGCAGTCATTGTGGAAAAAGCGGAGACCTATCACGCTTACAAAGACACCCGGTATGTGGAAAAGAGAATCGAAGAACTGGAGATGAGCGCGGGCTAA
- the mobA gene encoding molybdenum cofactor guanylyltransferase, translating to MAAGGCCAKYGIIILAGGKSSRMGIDKALLTIRGKPVIARIRDELKQAVVGGPAAVSGSQGVASGHEAEGRHKKEESRVPFVIVANDPAAYRFLGEKTVTDRYPGRGPLAGIEAGLRASAYEWNLVVACDMPLVTGQAGRFLLEQAVAAERPVQVDAVVPVIDGRLQPLFAVYHKRCADRIERLLQAEQLKMTDLLEQLRVKRVTEADFPAEIDTGRVFINMNRPDEYEQVQQMVDAGCGGPVRTDRRRRSRPPG from the coding sequence TTGGCAGCAGGGGGATGCTGCGCAAAGTACGGAATCATCATCCTGGCAGGCGGAAAATCCAGCCGCATGGGAATCGACAAAGCATTGTTGACGATCCGCGGCAAACCGGTGATTGCGCGGATTCGGGACGAACTGAAACAAGCGGTTGTCGGCGGGCCAGCGGCGGTGTCCGGTAGTCAGGGAGTGGCCAGCGGTCACGAAGCAGAGGGAAGGCACAAAAAGGAGGAAAGTCGGGTCCCCTTTGTGATCGTTGCCAATGATCCTGCTGCGTACCGGTTCCTGGGGGAAAAAACGGTAACGGACCGTTATCCGGGCCGCGGGCCGCTGGCCGGCATCGAAGCCGGATTGAGAGCCTCTGCCTATGAGTGGAACCTGGTGGTTGCTTGTGACATGCCGTTGGTGACGGGGCAGGCGGGCCGTTTCTTGTTGGAACAGGCGGTCGCCGCGGAGCGGCCCGTTCAGGTGGATGCGGTTGTTCCGGTGATCGACGGGCGATTACAGCCGCTGTTCGCCGTTTATCACAAACGCTGCGCCGACCGGATCGAACGGTTGCTGCAGGCGGAACAACTGAAAATGACCGATTTGCTGGAACAGTTGCGTGTCAAACGGGTAACGGAAGCCGATTTTCCGGCTGAGATCGACACGGGCCGCGTGTTCATTAACATGAATCGGCCGGATGAATACGAACAGGTTCAACAAATGGTAGACGCAGGTTGTGGCGGGCCAGTTCGAACGGATCGACGCCGCAGATCGCGGCCGCCGGGATGA
- a CDS encoding glutamate-1-semialdehyde 2,1-aminomutase yields MNRTNSERYYEEAQEYIVGGVNSPSRAFKAVGGGAPVFMERGKGAYLWDVDGNRYIDYLAAYGPLIHGHGHPHVAKAIARAAENGVLYGTPTTLEIDFAKMLQTAIPSLEKIRFVNSGTEAVMTTIRVARAYTKRDKIIKFAGCYHGHSDLVLVAAGSGPSTLGIPDSAGIPQSIANEVITVPFNDLSGLEEALHHWGEQVAAVLVEPIVGNFGIVPPEPGFLEGVNELAHKHGALVIYDEVITAFRFHYGGAQDLLKVYPDMTALGKIIGGGLPIGAYGGRQDIMEKVAPLGPAYQAGTMAGNPASISAGIACLETLQEPGTYERLDELGRILEEGLWNAARESGHPITINRMKGALTVYFGRTESVRNYADAQATDGEQFGRFFKLMLDEGICLAPSKYEAWFISTAHTRDDIDYTIAAARRAFAKLPKQ; encoded by the coding sequence ATGAATCGCACAAATTCGGAGCGCTACTACGAGGAAGCGCAGGAGTACATCGTCGGCGGCGTCAACTCTCCGTCCCGCGCGTTCAAGGCGGTCGGCGGCGGCGCACCGGTGTTTATGGAACGGGGCAAAGGTGCTTATCTGTGGGACGTGGACGGCAACCGGTATATCGATTACCTGGCAGCGTACGGCCCGCTGATTCACGGCCACGGCCATCCGCATGTGGCAAAGGCGATCGCCCGGGCGGCGGAAAACGGGGTGCTGTACGGGACCCCGACGACGCTGGAGATCGATTTTGCCAAGATGCTGCAGACGGCGATCCCGTCGCTTGAAAAAATCCGCTTCGTCAATTCCGGCACGGAAGCGGTGATGACGACCATCCGTGTGGCACGCGCCTACACCAAACGGGACAAAATCATCAAATTCGCCGGCTGCTACCACGGCCACTCCGATCTGGTGCTGGTGGCGGCAGGTTCGGGGCCGTCGACGCTGGGCATCCCCGATTCGGCCGGCATCCCGCAATCGATCGCAAACGAAGTGATCACGGTGCCGTTCAACGATCTGTCGGGGTTGGAAGAGGCGCTGCATCACTGGGGGGAACAGGTGGCGGCCGTGCTGGTCGAGCCGATCGTCGGCAATTTTGGGATCGTGCCGCCGGAACCCGGTTTTCTCGAAGGTGTGAATGAGCTGGCACACAAGCACGGGGCGCTGGTGATCTATGACGAAGTCATCACCGCCTTCCGCTTCCACTACGGCGGGGCGCAGGATCTGCTGAAGGTATACCCGGACATGACGGCGCTCGGCAAAATCATCGGCGGCGGCCTGCCGATCGGCGCCTACGGCGGTCGGCAGGACATCATGGAAAAAGTCGCCCCCCTCGGGCCCGCCTACCAGGCCGGCACGATGGCCGGCAATCCGGCTTCCATCTCGGCCGGGATCGCCTGCCTGGAAACGCTGCAGGAGCCGGGAACGTATGAGCGCCTGGACGAACTGGGGCGGATTCTGGAAGAAGGATTGTGGAACGCGGCGAGGGAATCCGGTCACCCGATCACGATCAACCGGATGAAGGGGGCGTTGACGGTCTACTTCGGGCGTACCGAATCGGTACGCAACTACGCGGATGCGCAGGCGACCGACGGCGAGCAATTCGGCCGATTTTTCAAGCTGATGCTGGACGAGGGGATCTGCCTCGCACCTTCCAAATACGAAGCGTGGTTCATCTCCACCGCCCATACGCGGGACGATATCGACTACACGATCGCAGCAGCACGCCGGGCGTTCGCGAAATTGCCGAAACAATAG